The region GCTCCTGCGCAGCGACGGCAGCCGGGATGAGGTCACGGATGAGGAAACGGACTTGCCGGAGGCAGGCGGCATCGGAAAGTATGTGCTCGACCCCGATGGAGCAATCGTGCGCGCAGGACTGGTCCGGCACTACGCCGCGCGCGAAGGCTTGCACCAGCTCGACCCGCGGATTGCCTACCTTACTGGCGACCGGATTCCCGCAGGTACTTCCGGATTTGAATTCATCGAGGCCGTGCCGGTGAAAAGGCTGAAATCCGCTCTGCAGGCCGCAGGCGTAGGCCGGGTGGAAATCCTTGTGCGCGGGCTGAATGTGGACCCGGATAACTTGCGCAAGAAGCTCAAACTCAAGGGGAGTAATGCTCGGGCTGTGATTTTGACCCGAATTGGCACGAAGGGAATCGCCCTTGTGTGCCATCCCCGAGTAGTATCGTCCGAGAATAATTACGCAACATAAATCTAGCGGAAAGGGATGTGACTCATGCCCGCAATTGTGGCTTTGGTCAAACACGTACCGGATACCTGGTCGACGAAGACGCTGCAGGCGGACCACCGCTTGGACCGCGGCAGCGTGGATAACGTCATCGATGAAATCAACGAGTACTCCGTCGAACAGGCACTGCGTCTGCGCGATGAGAACCCGGATGCCGGTTACCGCGTCGTGGCGCTGACCATGGGCCCTGCAGCTGCCGATGAAGCACTGCGCAAGGCCTTGGCCATGGGTGCTGACGATGCGGTGCATGTCGTTGATGATTCCCTCGCCGGTGCCGACGGGTTGTCTACGGCGTGGACGTTGAATGCTGCGCTGAACACTATTGACGATGTCCAGCTGATTACGTTGGGCAATGCAGCTTCCGATGCCTCTACCGGCCTGCTGGCTGGCCTGCTGGCGGAGTACCGTCAGCTTCCGGCGCTTACGGAGCTGCGTGCGGCGTCGTTGTCTGAAGGCACGGTGCGCGGTACTCGTGAGGATTCCCGCGGCCACTTTGAGCTGGAAGCATCCTTGCCGGCTCTGATTAGCGTCACCGATAAGGCCGACAAGCCGCGCTTCCCGAACTTCAAGGGACTGATGGCAGCGAAGAAGGCAGAGATTACGACTTTGGATGTTGCTGCTTTGGGCATTGAGGCTGTCGCACCGACGACTGAGGTCTTGTCTGCTGCCCAGCGCCCGCCGCGTGAGGCCGGAGAGGTTATCTCCGAGCCGGATGCGGCTGTGGCTGCCACCAAGATTGCCGATTACCTGGTTGCTAAGAACCTGATTTAGGAGGAAATTCTTTCATGTCGCACGTATACGTATTGGTAGAACACTCCGCAGGTGAACTTGCCGAGGTAACCGGAGAACTCATCACTGCCGCACGTCCCTTGGGCGTGGTTTCCGCGGTTGTTGTCGGCGCGCAGGCTGACCAGTTCGACGCGGAGCTTGCCCAGCTGGGTGCAGCCCAGGTCGTCCAGGCCAGCGCTGCCGATTACGACCAGCGTTTGATTACCCCGGAGGTCGACGCCCTCGAGGCGCTGGCCAAGGCCAATCCGGCACCGATTCTGCTGGCTGCCACTCCGGCGGGCAATGAGATTGCCGGTCGTTTGTCGGCACGCCTGGCTTCCGGCGCACTGGTCAATGTTGATTCCGTCAACGCCGAGGGGGTTGCGACCCAGACGATTTTCGGCGGTTCTTACGAAACCCACACCAAGGCCACCGGCCCAAGCCCGATTTACACCCTGCGCCCGGGCGCGGTGGCCGCGGATCCACAGCCTGCCGAGGGCGCTGCAGCTCCCATGCCACTGCCGGCAGCCACCGCGAAGGACGCTACCGTGACCGCGTTTACCCCGGCTGAGAAGTCCGCTCGCCCAGAGCTGACTGCTGCCAAGGTCGTGGTCGCCGGCGGTCGCGGCGTAGGCGACGAATTCGCTTCCGTGGTCGAACCGCTTGCCGACGCACTCGGCGGCGCTGTCGGTGCCACCCGCGATGCCGTCGACGAAGGGTTCTACGACCCGGCCCACCAGGTCGGCCAGACTGGAGTGACCGTCTCGCCAGACCTCTACATCGGCCTGGGCATTTCCGGTGCCATCCAGCACACCTCCGGCATGCAGACCGCCGGTACCATCATCGTGGTCAACCAGGATCAGGATGAGCCTTTCTTCCAGATTGCAGATCTTGGCGTCGTCGGCGACCTGCACGAGATTGCCCCGGCACTCGTGGCTGAGCTGGACAAGAGGAAGCAGTAAATGCCCTACGTCGACTATGCCGCCACGCAGCCGATGCGCCAGGCGGCTATCGATGCCTGGGTCGACGCCGCCGGGTGCCTAAACTCCGGCGCGCAGTATGCCTCCGGGCGCAAAGCACGCTCCGTGCTTGACGATGCCCGCGAGACCATCGCCCAGCTCCTTGGCTGCGAGCCCATCGAGGTCATTTTCACCGCCTCGGGCACGGAGTCCAACAATATTGCGGTCCAAGGACTCTATAACGCAGGGTCGACGAACCGGATTGTCTCGACTGATATTGAGCACCCGGCAGTCCGTGAGGTTGTCAGTGCGTTGGGCAAGCGCGGCGCCGATGTCGACCTGTTGCCCGTTGGTTCCGATGGCCACGTCTCTGACTTGTCCGCGCTGGATACGCCTGCCGATGTGATTGCGTGTATGTGGGCCAACAACGAAACTGGCACGCTGCAACCCGTGCGCGAGATTTGTGAGCACGCGCAGGGGCCGGTGCATGTCGATGCGGTGCAGGTCATCGGTAAGCTGCCCGTAAACTTTTCCGAGCTCGGTGCCACGACCCTGGCTGCCAGTGCACACAAGTTCGGCGGTCCGCGCGGAATCGGTTTGTTGTTGGCCAAGCGCACCCCGGCACCGCAGCCGCTGATGCTTGGCGGTGGCCAGCAGCGCGGCATTCGCCCCGGCACCATCGATGTTGCCTCCGCGGCAGGACTTGCCGCAGCCTTAAAAGAATCCTGCGCCGAGATGGAGGCAGAAAACAAGCGGCTTGGAGCCCTGCGCGATAGGTTGCGCGATGGGGTTCTGGGCAGCATCGATGACGTCGCCGTCCATACCCAGGAACCGGCGTTGAGCTCGCATGTGCAGTTTTCCTTCCCC is a window of Corynebacterium camporealensis DNA encoding:
- a CDS encoding electron transfer flavoprotein subunit beta/FixA family protein; translated protein: MPAIVALVKHVPDTWSTKTLQADHRLDRGSVDNVIDEINEYSVEQALRLRDENPDAGYRVVALTMGPAAADEALRKALAMGADDAVHVVDDSLAGADGLSTAWTLNAALNTIDDVQLITLGNAASDASTGLLAGLLAEYRQLPALTELRAASLSEGTVRGTREDSRGHFELEASLPALISVTDKADKPRFPNFKGLMAAKKAEITTLDVAALGIEAVAPTTEVLSAAQRPPREAGEVISEPDAAVAATKIADYLVAKNLI
- a CDS encoding cysteine desulfurase family protein; translation: MPYVDYAATQPMRQAAIDAWVDAAGCLNSGAQYASGRKARSVLDDARETIAQLLGCEPIEVIFTASGTESNNIAVQGLYNAGSTNRIVSTDIEHPAVREVVSALGKRGADVDLLPVGSDGHVSDLSALDTPADVIACMWANNETGTLQPVREICEHAQGPVHVDAVQVIGKLPVNFSELGATTLAASAHKFGGPRGIGLLLAKRTPAPQPLMLGGGQQRGIRPGTIDVASAAGLAAALKESCAEMEAENKRLGALRDRLRDGVLGSIDDVAVHTQEPALSSHVQFSFPGTDSDSLLLLLDQQGIEASAGSACSAGVQRISHVLEAMGASDEVARGALRFTLGRDTTDEDVEFILDKLPDIVKRARLV
- a CDS encoding electron transfer flavoprotein subunit alpha/FixB family protein → MSHVYVLVEHSAGELAEVTGELITAARPLGVVSAVVVGAQADQFDAELAQLGAAQVVQASAADYDQRLITPEVDALEALAKANPAPILLAATPAGNEIAGRLSARLASGALVNVDSVNAEGVATQTIFGGSYETHTKATGPSPIYTLRPGAVAADPQPAEGAAAPMPLPAATAKDATVTAFTPAEKSARPELTAAKVVVAGGRGVGDEFASVVEPLADALGGAVGATRDAVDEGFYDPAHQVGQTGVTVSPDLYIGLGISGAIQHTSGMQTAGTIIVVNQDQDEPFFQIADLGVVGDLHEIAPALVAELDKRKQ